Proteins co-encoded in one Novosphingobium sp. PP1Y genomic window:
- a CDS encoding NAD(P)H-quinone oxidoreductase, whose translation MSVKLPKIMTAMGFLEPGGPEVLQPQELSVPVPGPGEVLVQVAFAGVNRPDVVQRQGHYPPPPGASPIPGLEVSGTVVAVGEGVVEIGEGDRVCALVSGGGYAEFCIARAGHCLPVPASLPLDQAAALPETLFTVWHNVFERGYACEGETLLVHGGTSGIGTMATMLGKLFGLTVIVTCGSAEKCEQALKIGADHAIDYKASDFVAEVARITDGKGVNLVLDMVAGDYVARNLKCLAPDGRHVTIAVQGGVKAEINMGFVMRNRYTLTGSTLRPRSDTFKELLAQEILSNVWSLVADGSLRPIMDRQFPLAQAAKAHAHMESGDHIGKIVLAA comes from the coding sequence ATGTCAGTTAAACTGCCCAAGATCATGACCGCCATGGGATTTCTCGAACCGGGAGGTCCCGAGGTGCTGCAGCCGCAGGAGCTATCCGTGCCTGTTCCGGGCCCGGGAGAAGTCCTCGTCCAGGTTGCCTTCGCAGGCGTCAACCGACCCGATGTCGTGCAGCGGCAGGGACATTATCCTCCGCCACCGGGCGCCTCGCCGATTCCGGGCCTGGAGGTTTCCGGCACGGTCGTTGCGGTCGGGGAAGGGGTCGTGGAAATCGGCGAGGGGGACCGGGTCTGCGCGCTCGTTTCCGGCGGCGGCTATGCCGAGTTCTGCATCGCCCGCGCCGGGCACTGCCTGCCGGTGCCGGCCAGCCTGCCGCTCGACCAGGCCGCGGCCTTGCCCGAGACTCTGTTCACCGTCTGGCACAACGTGTTCGAGCGCGGATACGCCTGCGAGGGGGAAACCCTGCTGGTCCATGGCGGGACCAGCGGCATCGGCACGATGGCGACGATGCTCGGCAAGCTCTTCGGCCTGACCGTCATCGTCACCTGCGGATCGGCGGAAAAGTGCGAACAGGCGCTGAAGATCGGCGCCGATCACGCGATCGACTACAAGGCGTCGGACTTCGTCGCCGAGGTCGCGCGGATCACTGACGGCAAGGGCGTGAATCTCGTGCTCGACATGGTTGCCGGCGATTATGTCGCGCGCAATCTCAAGTGCCTTGCCCCGGACGGGCGGCACGTGACCATTGCGGTTCAGGGCGGGGTCAAGGCCGAGATCAACATGGGTTTCGTCATGCGCAACCGCTACACCCTGACGGGTTCGACGCTGCGGCCGCGGTCCGACACGTTCAAGGAGCTGCTGGCCCAGGAAATCCTGTCGAACGTCTGGTCGCTGGTGGCTGACGGGTCCTTGCGGCCGATCATGGACAGGCAGTTTCCGCTGGCCCAAGCTGCCAAGGCACATGCCCACATGGAATCGGGAGACCATATCGGGAAGATCGTCCTCGCTGCGTGA
- a CDS encoding polymer-forming cytoskeletal protein translates to MAKSNAGPRPSNGSTFSMLGTDTSIVGNVEASADLHIDGRIEGDIICNALVQGEASEIVGAVKAETVRIAGTVRGTIAAREVVILRTAKIDGDVAYDVLTIEQGARLDGRLSPSGGHMPPAFGSADEAQVALEAAE, encoded by the coding sequence ATGGCCAAGTCGAATGCAGGCCCGCGTCCGTCGAACGGTTCGACGTTCTCGATGCTGGGCACCGACACCAGTATCGTCGGTAATGTCGAGGCTTCGGCGGACCTGCACATCGACGGTCGGATCGAAGGCGACATCATCTGCAATGCCCTGGTTCAGGGCGAGGCTAGTGAAATCGTCGGCGCCGTGAAAGCGGAAACGGTCCGCATCGCCGGTACCGTACGCGGGACCATCGCCGCACGCGAGGTCGTCATTCTCAGGACCGCGAAGATCGATGGTGACGTGGCCTACGATGTCCTCACCATCGAGCAGGGCGCCCGCCTCGATGGCCGCCTGAGCCCGAGCGGCGGCCACATGCCCCCCGCTTTCGGCTCTGCCGACGAAGCGCAAGTCGCGCTCGAAGCGGCCGAATAA
- a CDS encoding peptidoglycan DD-metalloendopeptidase family protein yields MNFTSAGAWLSRLRAKFPDREFIMRSDGQVRFIRISSAMQLSAVGGAVLLATAWCGSMGAVAFERWSATSEQAQLLDREAKVATAENRVAKYRDGIDEVTSDLSRRQKFIEQMVEAHIGDLPEDAKDKADGETVSDSTQETAKAVSKVSAVLPEASQLADIEAEQLAFVERLTRYADRRAESASKAIRKLGLNPNTIIAGSRRAEGGPLLRLATGKDGSLDPRFKRLGVSLARMDALENGLASIPQVKPAKVAYVSSSYGYRSDPFTGGAAFHAGLDFPGPKGSPIYAAAKGKITFVGRRQGYGNCIEISHGNGLMTRYGHLSAFKAKVGQKVDAGTVIAAMGSTGRSTGSHLHFEVRVNGRPVNPRPFLEAATNVQQEARS; encoded by the coding sequence TTGAACTTCACATCAGCCGGGGCGTGGCTTTCGCGCCTCAGGGCCAAATTTCCGGATCGCGAGTTTATCATGCGGTCTGACGGACAGGTCCGTTTTATCCGCATTTCCTCCGCAATGCAGCTCAGCGCTGTGGGCGGCGCAGTGTTGCTGGCAACGGCCTGGTGCGGCTCGATGGGCGCAGTGGCGTTCGAACGCTGGTCCGCGACGAGCGAGCAGGCGCAACTGCTCGACCGCGAAGCCAAGGTCGCCACGGCCGAGAACCGAGTCGCGAAGTATCGCGACGGCATCGATGAAGTGACCTCCGACCTTTCGCGCCGCCAGAAGTTCATCGAACAGATGGTCGAAGCGCACATCGGCGACCTGCCCGAAGACGCCAAAGACAAAGCCGATGGCGAAACCGTTTCCGACAGCACGCAGGAAACCGCGAAGGCCGTCTCCAAGGTCAGCGCCGTCCTGCCCGAGGCTTCGCAACTGGCTGATATCGAAGCCGAGCAGCTTGCCTTCGTCGAACGCCTGACCCGTTATGCCGACCGCCGCGCCGAATCGGCCTCCAAGGCCATTCGCAAGCTCGGTCTCAATCCCAACACGATCATCGCCGGCTCGCGCCGCGCCGAAGGTGGTCCGCTGCTGCGCCTCGCCACCGGCAAGGACGGATCGCTGGACCCGCGCTTCAAACGCCTGGGCGTCAGCCTTGCCCGCATGGACGCGCTGGAAAACGGCCTTGCATCCATCCCGCAGGTGAAGCCGGCCAAGGTCGCCTATGTTTCGTCGAGCTATGGCTACCGCTCCGACCCGTTCACCGGCGGTGCAGCGTTCCACGCCGGCCTCGACTTCCCCGGCCCGAAGGGATCGCCGATCTACGCCGCTGCCAAGGGCAAGATCACCTTCGTCGGTCGCCGCCAGGGCTACGGCAACTGCATCGAAATCAGCCACGGCAATGGCCTGATGACCCGCTACGGCCACCTTTCGGCCTTCAAGGCCAAGGTTGGCCAGAAGGTCGATGCCGGCACCGTCATCGCCGCCATGGGCAGCACCGGTCGCTCGACCGGATCGCACCTCCACTTCGAAGTCCGTGTCAACGGCCGGCCGGTCAATCCGCGCCCGTTCCTCGAGGCTGCCACCAATGTTCAGCAAGAAGCCCGCTCATAA
- a CDS encoding DUF1013 domain-containing protein, whose translation MSQPTPLMPHATASWLVDNTALTFEQIAEFCGLHMLEVQAMADDLASSKYTGRDPVRAGELTMDEIEKGQQDPEYKLKMHKVPVTVSRTKGPRYTPVSKRQDKPDGIAWILRNHPEVSDAQIGKLIGTTRNTIAAIRDRSHWNIANITPKDPVTLGLCSQRELDAIVAKAAKKAGIEEEVAGDERLVDDREALIEELRAEREAATKAASEAAQEAEAAAWLEAKRAAEAENGE comes from the coding sequence ATGAGCCAGCCGACACCGCTCATGCCGCATGCGACCGCCTCGTGGCTGGTCGATAATACTGCCCTGACTTTCGAGCAGATCGCTGAATTCTGCGGCCTGCACATGCTCGAAGTGCAGGCGATGGCCGATGACCTGGCCTCCAGCAAGTACACCGGGCGCGACCCCGTTCGCGCTGGTGAGCTGACCATGGACGAGATCGAAAAGGGTCAGCAGGACCCTGAGTACAAGCTCAAGATGCATAAGGTGCCCGTCACCGTAAGCCGCACCAAGGGCCCGCGTTACACCCCGGTTTCGAAGCGCCAGGACAAGCCGGACGGTATCGCCTGGATCCTGCGCAATCATCCCGAGGTGTCGGACGCGCAGATCGGCAAGCTGATCGGCACGACGCGCAACACCATCGCCGCGATCCGCGACCGTTCGCACTGGAACATCGCCAACATCACGCCGAAGGACCCGGTCACGCTGGGCCTGTGCTCGCAGCGAGAGCTTGACGCGATTGTAGCCAAGGCGGCCAAGAAGGCCGGCATTGAGGAAGAGGTCGCCGGCGACGAGCGTCTGGTCGACGATCGCGAGGCGCTGATCGAGGAACTTCGCGCCGAGCGCGAGGCCGCCACCAAGGCCGCCAGCGAAGCTGCGCAGGAAGCCGAAGCCGCCGCTTGGCTCGAGGCCAAGCGCGCCGCCGAAGCGGAAAACGGCGAATAA
- a CDS encoding long-chain fatty acid--CoA ligase produces MDERIGPKVWQERYAHPCDWQQDFAPLAMPQMFAASVAAYGERVLADFLGREFTYRQIDAEARRFARGLQSLGLGKGDRIGLFLPNVPCYLSAYFGAFMAGVTVVNFSPLYTATELEAQVADSGTRLLVTLDVPALLPTACKVHRESALEWLVVARLSSMLPFWKSLGLRLLRRKDIAAIPREDCVFEFTDLLHHGEPAPVEIDPMTDLAMLQYTGGTTGTPKGAMLTHQNLTANARQIEEIDPHAHARDVIVGVLPFFHVFANATVLNRTVYDGGTIAMLPRFDAGQCLATLQRVRATAMPGVPTMYQALLDHPDMARTDFSSLFTCISGGAPLPAPVKARFERASGATLVEGYGLTEAAGVVASNPFDGPERPGTIGHPMPGTDLRLLDKDDPTRAAAPGEPGELAIDGPQVMIGYWNRPEAAAGVFVELDGKRWLRTGDIATIDEDGYVHLIDRSKDMIAVGGFKVFPSQVEEVLLANPAVREAMVLGVPDDYHGEVPRAYVVPERGEAASAEDIAAWLNERVGKHERVDKVVLRDSLPKTMVGKLDRKALRAEVMGQ; encoded by the coding sequence ATGGATGAGAGGATCGGCCCCAAGGTCTGGCAGGAACGCTACGCGCACCCGTGCGACTGGCAACAGGACTTCGCCCCGCTTGCGATGCCGCAGATGTTTGCCGCCAGCGTCGCCGCTTATGGCGAACGCGTCCTCGCCGACTTTCTCGGTCGCGAATTCACATATCGGCAGATCGACGCGGAGGCCCGCCGCTTCGCCCGAGGGCTGCAGTCGCTCGGCCTCGGCAAGGGCGATCGGATTGGGCTCTTCCTGCCCAACGTGCCCTGTTACCTTTCAGCCTATTTCGGCGCCTTCATGGCCGGCGTCACGGTCGTCAACTTCTCGCCGCTGTACACCGCTACCGAACTGGAGGCGCAAGTTGCCGATTCCGGGACGCGCCTGCTGGTGACGCTGGACGTTCCGGCTCTCCTGCCGACGGCGTGCAAGGTGCACCGCGAATCGGCGCTTGAATGGCTGGTGGTCGCCCGTCTTTCCAGCATGCTGCCGTTCTGGAAGAGCCTGGGCCTGCGTCTGTTACGCCGCAAGGACATCGCTGCAATCCCGCGCGAAGACTGCGTGTTCGAATTCACCGACCTGCTGCACCATGGCGAACCCGCGCCGGTCGAGATCGACCCGATGACCGACCTGGCGATGCTGCAATATACCGGGGGCACGACCGGAACGCCCAAGGGCGCGATGCTCACCCACCAGAATCTGACTGCGAACGCCCGGCAGATCGAGGAAATCGATCCCCACGCCCATGCACGCGACGTGATCGTGGGCGTCCTTCCGTTTTTCCATGTCTTTGCCAATGCGACGGTGCTCAATCGTACGGTCTACGATGGCGGAACCATCGCCATGCTGCCGCGCTTCGATGCCGGCCAATGCCTCGCGACCCTGCAGCGGGTCAGGGCGACGGCGATGCCGGGCGTGCCGACGATGTACCAGGCGCTGCTCGACCACCCGGACATGGCCCGCACCGATTTCTCCAGCCTGTTTACCTGCATTTCCGGGGGGGCGCCGCTTCCGGCTCCGGTCAAGGCGCGCTTTGAGCGGGCGAGCGGTGCGACCCTTGTCGAAGGCTACGGGTTGACCGAGGCCGCCGGGGTTGTCGCCAGCAATCCTTTCGACGGGCCGGAACGACCGGGAACCATCGGCCACCCCATGCCCGGCACGGACCTGCGGCTGCTCGACAAGGACGATCCCACGCGAGCGGCAGCCCCAGGCGAGCCGGGCGAACTGGCGATCGACGGACCGCAGGTCATGATCGGCTACTGGAACCGACCGGAGGCTGCGGCCGGGGTTTTCGTCGAACTGGACGGCAAGCGCTGGCTGCGCACCGGTGACATCGCGACGATCGATGAGGATGGCTACGTTCACCTGATCGACCGCAGCAAGGACATGATCGCCGTCGGCGGCTTCAAGGTCTTTCCCAGCCAGGTGGAGGAAGTCCTCCTCGCCAACCCAGCCGTGCGCGAGGCCATGGTGCTGGGTGTGCCCGACGATTATCACGGCGAAGTCCCGCGCGCCTATGTGGTCCCCGAAAGGGGTGAGGCTGCAAGTGCCGAAGACATCGCCGCCTGGCTCAACGAGCGGGTCGGCAAGCATGAGCGCGTCGACAAGGTGGTGCTGCGCGATTCGCTGCCCAAGACGATGGTCGGCAAACTCGACCGCAAGGCGCTGCGTGCCGAGGTGATGGGCCAATAG
- a CDS encoding glutathione S-transferase family protein yields the protein MSGNLILHEDPRSGNCYKIRLTAAMLGVPLERRLYDIMNGETRTPEFLSNVNANGRIPVLQIGDRFLPESNAACWYLAEGSSLVPADRFERADMLRWMFFEQYTHEPNFATLRFWFCFVGEANLTPMQRDQIMAKRAGGEAALSVMEQHLGVHDWFVGSSASLSDVSLYAYTHVCEAGGFRLHDYPAICRWLERISGLPGYVRMD from the coding sequence TTGAGCGGTAATCTGATCCTTCACGAGGATCCGCGCAGCGGCAACTGCTACAAGATCCGCCTTACTGCGGCCATGCTCGGCGTGCCGCTGGAGCGGCGCCTCTACGACATCATGAACGGCGAAACCCGCACGCCGGAGTTTCTGTCGAACGTCAATGCCAATGGCCGGATTCCGGTTCTCCAGATCGGCGACAGGTTCCTGCCGGAAAGCAATGCGGCCTGCTGGTACTTGGCCGAGGGCTCAAGCCTCGTGCCCGCAGACCGGTTCGAACGGGCTGACATGCTGCGCTGGATGTTCTTCGAGCAATATACTCACGAACCCAATTTCGCGACCCTGCGCTTCTGGTTCTGCTTCGTCGGCGAGGCCAATCTCACACCCATGCAGCGCGACCAGATCATGGCGAAGCGGGCAGGGGGCGAGGCGGCCCTTTCGGTGATGGAACAGCACCTCGGCGTGCACGACTGGTTTGTCGGCAGCAGCGCGAGTCTATCCGACGTTTCGCTCTATGCCTATACCCACGTCTGCGAGGCAGGCGGCTTTCGCCTGCATGATTATCCGGCAATCTGCCGTTGGCTCGAACGCATCTCTGGGCTTCCCGGTTACGTTCGGATGGATTAA